In the Campylobacter sputorum subsp. sputorum genome, AATAAATAGTCTTTTTAGGGTTTGTAACAGCTTGTCTTTTTGCTGTATCTCCAACTAAAATTTCACCCTTATCTGTAAAAGCAACCACAGAAGGAGTTGTGTTTTTACCTTCTTTGTTTGGTATAACTTTACTTTCTCCATGCTCATAAATAGCAACACACGAATTTGTTGTTCCTAAATCTATTCCTATAACTTTTCCCATTTTTTAACCTTTCATTAATTTTTAAATTTATTTTACAACTACAACCATAGATGGTCTTAAAATCCTATCTTTGTATTTATATCCTTTTTGATAAACCTCTACTATATCACCACTTTCTTTACCTTCTACTTCTATAATGTTTATAGCATTATGAAGCTCTGGATTAAATTTACTATCTGTTTTTATAGGCGTAATACCATATTTTTCAAAGTTTTTCATAAATAAAGATATTGTCATTTCAACTCCATCTTTTATGTTCTTGGCAAGTTCATTTTGAGATACATCCATTTTTATAGCCATTTCAAGAGCATCTAAAACAGGAAGTAAATCCCTCGCAAAGCCTTCATTTGCAAACTCAACTGCTACAATTTTTTCTTTTTCCATTCTTTTTTTAATATTTTCAAAGTCTGCAACAGTTCTTATAAATTTAGCCTTTAACTCGGCTAATTCATCATTTTCAACTACTTGCTCATCTTTAATATCTTCTTTTTCAAGATTTTCAAAACTTATATTTTCATCATCATTAAAATTTAAATTTTCATCTAAATTTTGCGTGTTTTCTCGTTCTAATTTTTCTTCATTCATGCCACATCCTTTAAGTTTTCAAAAAATTTATCATAATCATTATAAACACTTCCTAAACATATCATTGTAGATTTTTCATCTTCAAAAATAACATTTCTTTTAATTGCCATAAAACCTTCATTTCCATTTGGTATAATATAAATACTGTTTTTTATATATTTTAAAATATTGCAATCAAGCATAAATTTAAACTTGTCATCTTTAAAAATATCAAATAGCATAAATTCATTATCTCTAAATAAAATTTTAGATGTTTTTAGTTGATTTATTTTTTTTCTAAGCTCACTAGCTCCTATTTGCATACAGAATTTTTCTAATTCATCCAAATCAATGCCAACTAAATTTAATAAAAGTTTATATATTTTGATATTAAATTTTAAAACCAGTTCTTCGCCATCAAAATCAAGTATAATAAATTTATCTCTATAATTAACAACATCTTTTAGAATTTGTTTTTTATTTTCAAAAATTATGCAATAAATTCCAAAATTTTTAATCAAAAAACTGAGTGCATGCTTATCATTTATAACAAGCGATTCATCTAAATTTAATATACTTTTCCAATATTCATTCATAGCACAAACCGTAGGGATTCTACCTCCGCTAATATGAAGTTGTGTTATAGCTCCCTCGTCGCTAAGTTTTTTAAAATAAACTCTAATCGTAGATGGCGGAATACTTTCATTAATCTTTAAGCACAACTCATTTGAGCCAACTGGAGTATTGTCGCTTAGATACGACTTTATAATGGATTCAAGTATAAAATCTCTTTTATTTATTTTCATTATCTAGCACTCTCTAACTTTAATTGCTAGTGATATTATACAACATTGAGTGGTTATTTGTCAAGTATTTTAACCTAATAAAATATATTTAATTTTATTTAGTAAATATGACTAAATGCAAAATAATGTATATATTATAATTTTTTTCGTATAATAATAACTAAATATATTATATTTAATACTATTAAAATTATTTATAATGTATTTTATATTATATTTATACAAAATATATAAATTTATATAATATTTAATGCATATTTAATAATATAATCTGTATAATTTCTAGATGATTCAAACAAATGATATCTTTAACCTGTTGCATAACGCAGTAGAATCAAAATATATGGGTAAAAAAATTTCGCATGCACAAATGGCTAAAAAACTTAATGTGTCTATGAGAACATATCAAGATTGGAGACTTGGAAACTCAAAACCACAAGCAGTTCAAGCAGCTTTTGAAATGCTTTGCGAACTTGAAAAAGAAGATATTATGTATGTGTTATCAAAAATAAAAAAAGGACTAAAAGAGTAATGCAAAAGCTTACAAGTAAAGAAAAAATGGAACTATAACAGGTATTTTCAGTTATATATGTAAATAGAAATAGTAAATTTGTTGATTTTTACAAAAGTTTTTACTCGAACTTTTTTAGTGAAATAAATAAAATAAAAAAAAGAATAAAATATATAAAGAGAAAAATAAAATAGTATAGACAAAAAATATTTTGTCTATACTAAAAATATTATAATACTTTGGAGTATTTTAATCCCAAATCATACGCTTTTAAATTTAGTTCTTGGAATTTTTTAGGAACACTTGCTATCATCTTTTCTCTAACAACATCTTTATCCATAACATTTGTAAAGCCAACTGCCAGACCTAAAGCAATTACACTTTGAGTTATAACATTACCAACTTCATCTTTAGCTATAGAAATGATAGGTATCTCATAAATTTTATATCTTTCTTTGTCTTCATCTGTTGGTTTTACTAAATTTGGCTCTATTACTATTATGCCGCCTTGTTTGACACCATCTTTAAAAGCATCATAGCTAACTTGTGCAGTAGCAAGCATAAATTCTATTTCTCCGTCATTTGCATAAGGATAGAGTATAGGCTCTTCATCAAGCAGTATATCAACTTTGGTTGGACCACCCCTAACCTGAGATGTGTAAGTAGATGCTTTTACTCCATATCCACCATCTTCAATTTTAGCAGATGATAATATCTCTCCAGCAAGAATTA is a window encoding:
- a CDS encoding nucleotide exchange factor GrpE, encoding MNEEKLERENTQNLDENLNFNDDENISFENLEKEDIKDEQVVENDELAELKAKFIRTVADFENIKKRMEKEKIVAVEFANEGFARDLLPVLDALEMAIKMDVSQNELAKNIKDGVEMTISLFMKNFEKYGITPIKTDSKFNPELHNAINIIEVEGKESGDIVEVYQKGYKYKDRILRPSMVVVVK
- a CDS encoding HrcA family transcriptional regulator yields the protein MKINKRDFILESIIKSYLSDNTPVGSNELCLKINESIPPSTIRVYFKKLSDEGAITQLHISGGRIPTVCAMNEYWKSILNLDESLVINDKHALSFLIKNFGIYCIIFENKKQILKDVVNYRDKFIILDFDGEELVLKFNIKIYKLLLNLVGIDLDELEKFCMQIGASELRKKINQLKTSKILFRDNEFMLFDIFKDDKFKFMLDCNILKYIKNSIYIIPNGNEGFMAIKRNVIFEDEKSTMICLGSVYNDYDKFFENLKDVA
- a CDS encoding 2-oxoacid:acceptor oxidoreductase family protein; this translates as MRRNLRFVGVGGQGVILAGEILSSAKIEDGGYGVKASTYTSQVRGGPTKVDILLDEEPILYPYANDGEIEFMLATAQVSYDAFKDGVKQGGIIVIEPNLVKPTDEDKERYKIYEIPIISIAKDEVGNVITQSVIALGLAVGFTNVMDKDVVREKMIASVPKKFQELNLKAYDLGLKYSKVL